In one Alnus glutinosa chromosome 14, dhAlnGlut1.1, whole genome shotgun sequence genomic region, the following are encoded:
- the LOC133857323 gene encoding U11/U12 small nuclear ribonucleoprotein 31 kDa protein-like, producing the protein MVRNNNSDSDDDETFYYRYSSSSNPAATYSAATGSEPHKKKPKGGGGSGGLAPSKSTLYVSNLDYSLTNSDLHTLFSTFGKVARVTVLKDRATRISRGVAFIQFVSAADALSATRQMHGKVLNGRTVSASIAADNGRAPEFIRKREYKDKSRCYECGEGGHLSYECPRNQLGPRERPVPKRPRGGAAAQVKEVGLDDDEEAPAFDDENWASVVDNGADQRLLTMGESDGDKKKMKKGKKASYFSDESGDEDE; encoded by the coding sequence ATGGTGCGGAACAATAACAGCGATAGCGACGACGATGAAACCTTCTATTACCGCTATTCCTCTTCTTCAAATCCCGCCGCCACATACTCCGCCGCAACAGGCTCTGAaccccacaaaaagaaacccaaaggCGGGGGAGGCTCAGGAGGCCTCGCTCCCTCCAAGTCGACCCTCTACGTGTCCAACCTCGACTACTCGCTCACAAACTCCGATCTCCACACGCTCTTCTCCACCTTCGGCAAGGTCGCGCGCGTCACTGTCCTCAAGGACCGCGCCACGCGCATCAGCAGGGGCGTGGCCTTCATCCAGTTTGTCTCTGCCGCTGATGCGCTCTCTGCGACGCGTCAGATGCACGGGAAGGTCCTCAACGGGCGCACCGTCTCCGCCTCCATCGCCGCCGACAACGGACGAGCCCCGGAGTTCATTCGAAAGCGCGAGTACAAGGACAAGTCCCGGTGCTACGAGTGCGGAGAGGGGGGACACCTGTCCTACGAGTGCCCCAGGAACCAGCTGGGCCCCCGGGAGCGGCCGGTGCCCAAAAGACCTCGGGGTGGTGCGGCGGCCCAAGTGAAGGAGGTGGGTTTGGATGATGATGAAGAGGCTCCGGCGTTTGATGATGAGAATTGGGCATCGGTGGTGGACAACGGGGCGGACCAGCGGTTGTTGACGATGGGCGAGAGCGATGGGGataaaaagaagatgaagaagggCAAGAAAGCAAGCTATTTTAGTGATGAGAGTGGTGATGAGGATGAGTGa